One stretch of Jiangella gansuensis DSM 44835 DNA includes these proteins:
- a CDS encoding NAD(P)-dependent oxidoreductase, which translates to MGRVGVVGAGRMGAAMVGRLRAAGADVVVYNRTASRADAVAEATGARVAPTAREAAAAGPVVLVSLADDAACQAAYAGPDGVAAGVGPGTVVADTSTVDPRTVGSLAAAVRERGGGFLDAPVSGSVPLVERGELTVMAGGTAADLDRARPVLDRLARQIFHVGDTGAGATMKLAVNALVHALNEALAEALVLAERAGVERSVAYEVFAGSAVAAPFVLYKRAAFERPDETPVAFSLDLVAKDLELILRLAERTGTRMPQAATNQHVVEAALEAGLGSQDMSALAGFLEHPPR; encoded by the coding sequence ATGGGCAGGGTCGGAGTGGTCGGCGCCGGCCGGATGGGCGCGGCGATGGTGGGCCGGCTGCGAGCGGCCGGGGCGGACGTCGTCGTCTACAACCGGACGGCATCGCGCGCGGACGCGGTGGCGGAGGCCACCGGAGCGCGAGTCGCGCCGACGGCGCGGGAGGCGGCCGCGGCCGGCCCCGTCGTGCTGGTCTCGCTGGCCGACGACGCTGCCTGCCAGGCGGCCTACGCGGGCCCGGACGGCGTGGCCGCGGGCGTCGGCCCGGGCACCGTCGTCGCCGACACCAGCACCGTCGACCCGCGAACGGTTGGGTCGCTCGCCGCGGCGGTGCGCGAGCGCGGCGGCGGGTTCCTCGACGCGCCGGTGTCCGGCAGCGTGCCCCTGGTCGAGCGCGGCGAGCTCACGGTCATGGCCGGCGGGACGGCGGCCGACCTGGACCGGGCCCGACCGGTGCTCGACCGGCTGGCCCGCCAGATCTTCCACGTCGGCGACACCGGCGCCGGTGCCACCATGAAGCTCGCCGTCAACGCGCTGGTACACGCCCTCAACGAGGCGCTGGCGGAGGCGCTGGTGCTGGCCGAGCGCGCCGGGGTGGAGCGGTCGGTGGCCTACGAGGTGTTCGCCGGCAGCGCCGTCGCCGCACCGTTCGTGCTCTACAAGCGGGCGGCGTTCGAGCGGCCGGACGAGACGCCGGTGGCGTTCAGCCTGGACCTGGTCGCGAAGGACCTGGAGCTGATCCTCAGGCTCGCGGAACGCACCGGAACCCGGATGCCGCAGGCGGCGACCAACCAGCACGTCGTCGAGGCCGCGCTGGAGGCAGGCCTCGGCTCGCAGGACATGAGCGCGCTGGCCGGCTTCCTGGAACACCCACCCCGGTGA
- a CDS encoding SDR family NAD(P)-dependent oxidoreductase, whose amino-acid sequence MTDRVDGSGRVAVVTGGNRGIGLEVCRQLAARGHTVVLTARDLAAAQAAAKGLPGTVVAFRLDVTRASDAAALAGFLSREYGRLDALVNNAAIHYDTWQRATDADVDVVREAAETNVYGAWRLAMTLIPLLRASGHPRVVNVSSESGSLAGMGGGTPAYSLTKAALNAVTRMLAAELRRDGVLVNSICPGWVATDMGGPGGRPVRDGAAGIVWAATLPDDGPTGGFFRDGRPVPW is encoded by the coding sequence GTGACCGACCGCGTCGACGGGTCCGGCCGAGTCGCCGTCGTCACCGGGGGCAACCGCGGCATCGGCCTCGAGGTCTGCCGCCAGCTCGCCGCCCGCGGGCACACCGTCGTGCTGACAGCGCGCGACCTCGCCGCAGCGCAGGCCGCCGCGAAGGGACTGCCGGGCACCGTCGTCGCGTTCCGGCTCGACGTCACCCGCGCGTCCGACGCCGCCGCCCTGGCCGGCTTCCTGTCGCGCGAGTACGGGCGACTCGACGCCCTGGTCAACAACGCCGCCATCCACTACGACACCTGGCAACGCGCCACCGACGCCGACGTCGACGTGGTCCGGGAGGCGGCCGAGACCAACGTCTACGGCGCGTGGCGCCTGGCCATGACCCTGATACCGCTGCTGCGTGCCAGCGGCCACCCCCGCGTCGTCAACGTCTCCAGCGAAAGCGGGTCGCTGGCCGGAATGGGCGGCGGCACGCCCGCCTACAGCCTCACCAAGGCCGCGCTCAACGCGGTGACCCGGATGCTGGCCGCCGAGCTGCGCCGTGACGGCGTCCTGGTGAACTCGATCTGCCCGGGCTGGGTCGCCACCGACATGGGCGGTCCCGGCGGGCGGCCGGTACGCGACGGCGCGGCCGGCATCGTCTGGGCGGCAACGCTGCCCGACGACGGCCCCACCGGCGGCTTCTTCCGCGACGGCCGGCCCGTCCCCTGGTAG
- a CDS encoding nuclear transport factor 2 family protein, with product MSDSTAADAVTALLHAVDTLDWDGVLAVLAREVRLDYTSLWGGEVESVAATEVVSRWRGLLPGFDATQHLTGPVLTSPAPDGDGGVRCVTTVRGYHHLADGDLRGTWMVAGRYDIRVTDDRITAITLHATYEDGDRALTELASARCAAGTGGRVAA from the coding sequence ATGAGCGATTCCACGGCCGCCGACGCCGTCACCGCCCTGCTGCACGCCGTCGACACCCTGGACTGGGACGGCGTGCTGGCCGTCCTCGCCCGCGAGGTCCGGCTCGACTACACCTCCCTGTGGGGCGGCGAGGTCGAGTCCGTCGCCGCGACCGAGGTCGTGTCGCGCTGGCGCGGGCTGCTGCCCGGCTTCGACGCGACCCAGCACCTCACCGGCCCGGTGCTGACGAGTCCGGCTCCCGACGGCGACGGCGGCGTGCGGTGCGTCACGACGGTGCGCGGCTACCACCACCTGGCCGACGGCGATCTCCGCGGCACCTGGATGGTCGCCGGCCGGTACGACATCCGGGTCACCGACGACCGGATCACCGCGATCACCCTGCACGCCACCTACGAGGATGGCGACCGCGCCCTGACGGAGCTCGCGTCGGCCCGGTGCGCGGCCGGCACCGGCGGGCGGGTCGCGGCGTGA
- a CDS encoding helix-turn-helix domain-containing protein codes for MVPAVHGGGGGAGMTGPAATARTAARRSELRWPGLRSVYCWSPPTGAVTVSGEQQIGVSFAEHHGVVIESGGRSDRFDIRPGDVFANGRSRVYWSEVVRPDELVEMYPYDDLLRAAAGSSRTPEIEPLRGVRDAVVLGAASLLKRAHVGAAHVDTVRASSLARRLAEHVVGHYAGIAPPSRALTGRLDRVLLSRVADLVEARLGDPLTVDDLAAAVALSPFHFARAFKATTGLAPHEYVTSRRMERAKTLLVNGRLSVPQVAYSVGLSNVSHFRRMFRRHTGFLPSDLRPHENRRIGPSHDGRGSVKLGA; via the coding sequence ATGGTCCCTGCAGTGCACGGCGGTGGTGGCGGCGCGGGCATGACCGGCCCGGCCGCGACGGCCCGGACGGCTGCCCGCCGCTCGGAGCTGCGCTGGCCGGGGCTGCGGTCGGTGTACTGCTGGAGCCCGCCCACCGGCGCGGTCACCGTCAGCGGCGAGCAGCAGATCGGGGTGTCGTTCGCCGAGCACCACGGCGTCGTCATCGAGTCGGGCGGGCGAAGCGACCGGTTCGACATCCGGCCCGGCGACGTCTTCGCCAACGGCCGGTCGCGGGTGTACTGGAGCGAGGTCGTGCGCCCCGACGAGCTGGTCGAGATGTACCCCTACGACGACCTGCTGCGGGCCGCGGCCGGGTCGTCGCGGACGCCTGAGATCGAGCCGCTGCGGGGCGTGCGCGACGCCGTCGTGCTCGGTGCGGCGTCGCTGCTCAAGCGCGCACATGTCGGCGCCGCGCACGTCGACACCGTCCGGGCCAGTAGCCTCGCCCGGCGGCTGGCCGAGCACGTCGTCGGCCACTACGCCGGCATCGCGCCGCCGTCGCGCGCCTTGACCGGCCGGCTGGACCGCGTGCTGCTGTCCCGCGTCGCCGACCTGGTCGAGGCGCGGCTGGGTGACCCGCTCACCGTCGACGACCTCGCCGCGGCCGTCGCGCTGAGCCCGTTCCACTTCGCCCGCGCGTTCAAGGCGACCACCGGCCTGGCGCCGCACGAGTACGTCACGTCGCGGCGCATGGAACGCGCCAAGACGCTGCTGGTGAACGGCCGGCTGAGCGTCCCGCAGGTCGCCTACTCGGTGGGCCTGTCCAACGTGAGCCACTTCCGGCGGATGTTCCGCCGGCACACCGGCTTCCTGCCTTCCGACCTGCGCCCGCACGAGAACCGCAGGATCGGACCCTCCCACGACGGCCGGGGTTCGGTGAAGCTGGGCGCATGA
- the pdxA gene encoding 4-hydroxythreonine-4-phosphate dehydrogenase PdxA translates to MTTPLVAVTMGDGAGVGPEVVVRALSGPEVRALCRPVVVGDLARLRDAARICGVDVELRAVAGPEDATFADGVIEVIDLGLLPAGLPYGELSAVAGDAAYQYVKAASELAVAGRVQAICTAPLNKEALHAGGHPYPGHTELLAELCGVDEVSMMLSTPTVKVIHVTTHIGLVDAIERIDVPLVERTIRRGHATMVGAGIENPRLGVCGINPHAGENGLFGRGEEETKIVPAVERVRADGIEAHGPLPADTAFFLASRGDYDLIVAMYHDQGHGPVKVLGLEAGVNITVGLPVIRTSVDHGTAFDIAGSGVADAGSMIEALRQAAALAPSPSGP, encoded by the coding sequence ATGACAACACCCCTGGTCGCGGTCACCATGGGCGACGGCGCCGGAGTCGGGCCCGAGGTGGTCGTCCGGGCGCTCTCCGGGCCCGAGGTGCGCGCCCTGTGCCGGCCGGTGGTGGTCGGCGACCTCGCGCGGCTGCGCGACGCCGCCCGCATCTGCGGCGTTGACGTCGAGCTGCGGGCCGTCGCCGGGCCGGAGGATGCCACGTTCGCCGACGGCGTCATCGAGGTGATCGACCTCGGGCTGTTGCCCGCCGGCCTGCCGTACGGCGAGCTGTCCGCCGTCGCCGGCGACGCCGCCTACCAGTACGTGAAAGCCGCCAGCGAGCTCGCGGTCGCCGGCCGGGTGCAGGCCATCTGCACCGCCCCGCTGAACAAGGAGGCCCTGCACGCCGGCGGGCACCCTTACCCCGGGCACACCGAGCTGCTGGCCGAACTGTGTGGCGTCGACGAGGTCTCGATGATGCTCTCCACGCCCACCGTGAAGGTCATCCACGTCACCACTCACATCGGGCTCGTCGACGCCATCGAGCGGATCGACGTGCCGCTGGTCGAGCGGACCATCCGGCGCGGTCACGCGACCATGGTCGGTGCCGGGATCGAGAACCCCCGTCTCGGTGTCTGCGGAATCAACCCGCACGCCGGTGAGAACGGCCTCTTCGGCCGTGGTGAAGAAGAAACCAAGATCGTCCCGGCGGTGGAGCGGGTCCGCGCCGACGGCATCGAGGCCCACGGGCCGCTGCCCGCCGACACCGCGTTCTTCCTGGCCAGCCGTGGCGACTACGACCTCATCGTGGCCATGTACCACGACCAAGGGCACGGACCGGTCAAGGTGCTCGGCCTCGAGGCGGGCGTCAACATCACTGTCGGGCTGCCGGTGATCCGCACGTCCGTTGACCACGGCACCGCCTTCGACATCGCGGGCAGCGGCGTTGCCGACGCCGGTAGCATGATCGAGGCATTGCGCCAGGCCGCCGCGCTCGCGCCGAGCCCGTCCGGACCGTAG
- a CDS encoding cupin domain-containing protein — protein sequence MTSRHLVRPAAQAGYDEPAGWAAGATGYRRWTVVGEDTGAVHTGFGLCELDPGGAVPSHVHSFEESFHLLSGSAVVVTPDGAHRVTAGDYGLIPVALPHAWRNDGGDVARWAEMQGPQPRLRFEDDTFLVPELPVSDAVPVDVRDPRTHRFGNIRPSHLDPAQQSQQLLAVSASMRTALLVYGGINVKQMVDSDLGAQLTTMFMVQYDPAGAASPHDHPFEETYLILDGTVEASFDGQTYLLEPGDIAWAGVGCAHAFANAGDGIVRWLETQAPQPPPRYSYRFARDWNYLREVLGGSGE from the coding sequence GTGACGTCGCGGCACCTGGTCCGCCCCGCGGCCCAGGCCGGCTACGACGAGCCGGCCGGCTGGGCCGCGGGCGCCACCGGCTACCGGCGGTGGACGGTGGTCGGCGAGGACACCGGCGCCGTGCACACCGGGTTCGGGTTGTGTGAGCTCGACCCCGGCGGAGCGGTGCCGTCGCACGTTCACTCCTTCGAGGAGTCCTTCCACCTGCTGTCCGGCTCAGCCGTCGTCGTCACTCCCGACGGCGCGCACCGGGTGACAGCCGGCGACTACGGGCTGATCCCGGTGGCGCTGCCGCACGCCTGGCGCAACGACGGCGGCGATGTCGCGCGCTGGGCGGAGATGCAGGGTCCGCAGCCGAGGCTGCGCTTCGAGGACGACACGTTCCTGGTGCCGGAGCTGCCGGTGAGCGACGCCGTGCCCGTCGACGTCCGCGATCCGCGCACCCACCGGTTCGGGAACATCCGGCCGTCGCACCTCGACCCTGCCCAGCAGTCGCAGCAGCTGCTCGCCGTCTCCGCCAGCATGCGTACCGCCCTGCTGGTCTATGGCGGCATCAACGTCAAGCAGATGGTCGACAGCGACCTCGGCGCCCAGCTGACCACCATGTTCATGGTGCAGTACGACCCCGCCGGCGCGGCCAGCCCGCACGACCACCCGTTCGAGGAGACGTACCTGATCCTTGACGGCACGGTCGAGGCGTCCTTCGACGGCCAGACCTACCTGCTGGAACCGGGCGACATCGCGTGGGCCGGGGTCGGCTGCGCGCACGCGTTCGCCAACGCCGGCGACGGCATCGTGCGCTGGCTGGAAACACAGGCACCGCAGCCGCCGCCCCGGTACTCGTACCGGTTCGCGCGCGACTGGAACTACCTGCGCGAGGTGTTGGGAGGCTCCGGTGAGTGA
- the ilvD gene encoding dihydroxy-acid dehydratase, which translates to MTVTPSKPDLKPHSRAVTDGLERAAARGMLRAVGMTDDDWEKPQIGVGSSWNEITPCNLSLDRLAKASKEGVHAGGGFPMEFGTISVSDGISMGHEGMHYSLVSREVIADSVETVFGAERLDGAVLLAGCDKSAPAMLMAAARLDVAATFLYAGSILPGKVGDREVTIIDAFEAVGACARGLITREEVDEIERAICPGEGACGGMYTANTMASAAEALGMSLPGSAAPPAVDRRRDGYARRSGEAVVNLLRLGITTRDILTKEAFENAIAVVMAVGGSTNAVLHLMAIAHEAGVKLELDDFNRIGDRVPHLADVKPFGRYVMTDVDRVGGVPVIMKALLDAGLLHGDTMTVTGKTMAENLADIAPPDVDGKIIHAMSDPIHKTGGLTVLRGSLAPDGAVVKSAGFDTAVFEGTAKVFDGERGAMDAVENNTLEKNDVIVIRYEGPKGGPGMREMLAVTGAIKGAGLGKDVLLVTDGRFSGGTTGPCIGHVAPEAVDGGPIAFVQNGDRIRLDLANRTLELLVDDDELARRRAGWTPPAPKHERGVLAKYAKLVGSAANGAVCD; encoded by the coding sequence ATGACCGTGACTCCCTCCAAGCCCGATCTCAAGCCCCACTCCCGGGCGGTCACCGACGGTCTCGAGCGCGCCGCGGCTCGCGGCATGCTCCGCGCCGTGGGTATGACCGACGACGACTGGGAGAAGCCGCAGATCGGTGTCGGCTCGTCGTGGAACGAGATCACCCCCTGCAACCTCTCGCTGGACCGCCTGGCGAAGGCGTCGAAGGAGGGGGTGCACGCCGGTGGTGGTTTTCCGATGGAGTTCGGCACCATCTCGGTGTCCGACGGCATCTCCATGGGCCACGAGGGCATGCACTACTCGCTGGTGTCGCGCGAGGTCATCGCCGACTCGGTCGAGACGGTGTTCGGCGCCGAGCGGCTCGACGGCGCCGTCCTGCTGGCCGGCTGTGACAAGTCCGCGCCGGCCATGCTGATGGCGGCCGCGAGGCTCGACGTCGCCGCCACCTTCCTCTACGCCGGGTCGATTCTGCCGGGCAAGGTCGGCGACCGCGAGGTCACCATCATCGACGCGTTCGAGGCGGTCGGCGCCTGCGCCCGCGGGCTCATCACCCGCGAGGAGGTCGACGAGATCGAGCGGGCCATCTGCCCCGGCGAGGGCGCGTGCGGCGGCATGTACACCGCCAACACCATGGCCAGCGCGGCCGAGGCGCTCGGCATGTCGCTGCCGGGCAGCGCCGCGCCGCCCGCCGTCGACCGGCGCCGTGACGGGTACGCCCGCAGGTCCGGCGAGGCCGTCGTCAACCTGCTGCGCCTCGGCATCACCACCCGCGACATCCTGACCAAGGAGGCGTTCGAGAACGCCATCGCCGTGGTCATGGCGGTCGGCGGCTCCACCAACGCCGTCCTGCACCTGATGGCCATCGCGCACGAGGCCGGCGTCAAGCTGGAGCTGGACGACTTCAACCGCATCGGCGACCGCGTCCCGCACCTGGCGGACGTGAAGCCGTTCGGCCGCTACGTGATGACCGACGTCGACCGCGTCGGCGGTGTGCCGGTCATCATGAAGGCGCTGCTCGACGCCGGACTGCTGCACGGCGACACCATGACGGTCACCGGCAAGACCATGGCCGAGAACCTCGCCGACATCGCACCGCCGGACGTCGACGGCAAGATCATCCACGCGATGTCCGACCCGATCCACAAGACCGGCGGGCTGACCGTGCTGCGCGGCTCGCTCGCGCCCGACGGCGCCGTCGTCAAGTCCGCGGGCTTCGACACCGCCGTCTTCGAGGGCACCGCGAAGGTGTTCGACGGCGAGCGGGGCGCCATGGACGCCGTCGAGAACAACACGCTGGAGAAGAACGACGTCATCGTCATCCGCTACGAGGGCCCGAAGGGCGGCCCGGGCATGCGCGAGATGCTCGCCGTCACCGGCGCCATCAAGGGTGCCGGCCTCGGCAAGGACGTCCTGCTGGTCACCGACGGCCGGTTTTCCGGCGGGACGACGGGGCCGTGCATCGGGCACGTCGCGCCGGAGGCCGTCGACGGCGGCCCCATCGCGTTCGTCCAGAACGGCGACCGCATCCGGCTCGACCTCGCCAACCGCACCCTCGAGCTGCTGGTCGACGACGACGAGCTGGCGCGCCGCCGGGCCGGGTGGACCCCGCCGGCGCCCAAGCACGAGCGCGGCGTGCTGGCGAAGTACGCCAAGCTGGTCGGCTCGGCCGCCAACGGAGCGGTCTGCGACTGA
- a CDS encoding SDR family oxidoreductase has translation MSDRRTLLVVGGTSGIGRELAARRAAGGDDVVITGRDPERTAKVAAEIGDHVRGVAVELAAPAAIGPALAGVERVDHLVVAAIDRDQNTAAGYDAVSASQLVTLKLVGYTEVIHTLLPRLAPDAAIVLFGGLAKDRPYPGSTTVSTINGGISGLVHTLAVELAPIRVNAIHPGIVGDSPYWRGKPLDAVRARTPTGRLATMADVADAADFLLRNGSMNGVNLAVDSGWLLT, from the coding sequence GTGAGTGATCGCAGGACGCTGCTGGTGGTCGGCGGTACGTCCGGCATCGGCCGCGAACTCGCCGCCCGCCGGGCCGCCGGCGGCGACGACGTCGTCATCACCGGCCGTGACCCTGAGCGGACCGCCAAGGTGGCCGCGGAGATCGGCGACCACGTCCGAGGGGTCGCGGTCGAGCTCGCCGCCCCCGCCGCCATCGGTCCGGCGCTGGCCGGTGTCGAGCGGGTCGACCACCTGGTCGTCGCGGCGATCGACCGCGACCAGAACACCGCCGCCGGGTACGACGCCGTGAGCGCCAGCCAGCTGGTCACGCTCAAGCTGGTCGGGTACACCGAGGTGATCCACACGCTGCTGCCGCGGCTGGCTCCCGACGCCGCCATCGTGCTGTTCGGCGGGCTGGCGAAGGACCGCCCGTACCCCGGATCGACCACGGTCTCCACCATCAACGGCGGCATCAGCGGCCTGGTGCACACCCTCGCCGTGGAGCTGGCCCCGATCCGGGTGAACGCGATCCATCCGGGGATCGTCGGCGACAGCCCCTACTGGCGGGGCAAACCGCTGGACGCGGTGCGCGCCCGCACCCCGACCGGGCGGCTGGCCACCATGGCCGACGTCGCGGACGCCGCGGACTTCCTGCTGCGCAACGGCTCGATGAACGGCGTGAACCTCGCCGTCGACAGCGGCTGGCTGCTGACGTGA
- a CDS encoding DeoR/GlpR family DNA-binding transcription regulator, giving the protein MSEHTTSGRSIEQRLQRLIEAKGRDRLSARERRSAIVDVAWSDGRIEVDTLASHFGVTASTIRRDLALLTSQGKLARTFGGAMAHAPMGETSLGQRSREAFRQKHAIAGWAAEQIGAGETVLLDAGTTTGHLARALRHRDHLTVVTIGLTVVTELADADGVEVLCLGGRLRHISHGLVGPIAEAALERVTADRAFLGADGITVDEGICEANLEQTRLKELMMARAGTVYVLADGSKLGQRPFHAWARMPPTWTLVTDDGADPAEVDRFRSAGIEVVVVDDRSRPVT; this is encoded by the coding sequence ATGAGCGAGCATACGACGAGCGGGCGCTCGATCGAGCAGCGTCTGCAGCGGCTGATCGAGGCCAAGGGCCGCGACCGGCTGTCGGCGCGCGAACGCCGCAGCGCCATCGTCGATGTCGCCTGGAGCGACGGCAGGATCGAGGTCGACACGCTCGCCTCCCACTTCGGCGTGACGGCGTCCACCATCCGCCGCGACCTCGCGTTGCTGACCTCGCAGGGCAAACTCGCCCGCACCTTCGGCGGCGCCATGGCACACGCACCAATGGGTGAGACGTCGCTCGGTCAGCGCAGCCGCGAAGCGTTCCGGCAGAAGCACGCCATCGCCGGCTGGGCCGCCGAGCAGATCGGCGCGGGCGAGACCGTGCTCCTCGACGCCGGTACCACCACCGGTCACCTCGCCCGGGCGCTTCGGCACCGCGACCACCTCACCGTCGTCACCATCGGGCTCACCGTCGTCACCGAACTGGCCGACGCCGACGGTGTCGAGGTGCTCTGCCTGGGCGGCCGGCTGCGGCACATCAGCCACGGCCTGGTCGGGCCGATCGCCGAGGCCGCGCTGGAACGGGTCACCGCCGACCGGGCGTTCCTCGGTGCCGACGGCATCACCGTCGACGAAGGCATCTGTGAGGCGAACCTCGAACAGACCCGGCTCAAAGAACTGATGATGGCCCGGGCCGGCACGGTCTACGTGCTCGCCGACGGCAGCAAGCTCGGCCAGCGCCCCTTCCACGCGTGGGCCCGGATGCCACCGACGTGGACACTCGTCACCGACGACGGCGCCGACCCTGCCGAGGTCGATCGCTTCCGCTCCGCCGGCATCGAAGTGGTCGTGGTGGACGACCGCTCTCGGCCGGTCACCTGA
- a CDS encoding four-carbon acid sugar kinase family protein: protein MAIPMLLIADDLTGAAEAAAAFLPRAVRILPFHELRAARDLRATAFDGLTGAAGRDGGTDDGQVLAVDTDSRYATAAEAAHRCGAALSLLPSGGTVVKKIDSTLRGPLSAEVAALRGDGVPLVVAPALPALARSVVGGAVRVGGVPLQRSAAWAAEPKPAPATVAEALQPAPVAVAGLDTVRGAPDALAAAMTEAAATGSLLVCDAETDTDLDLIVHAGTLTGGPVRWVGSAGLAHALARTSRAPAAGTTPPAPTARPPALFVVGTAVASARIQIRRLAGWADTVVELDPARLADPGTAAELAARTAGRSAVVHLTAAHGVARSPDVVAALAAAVAPSTAEHPTLVLTGGETARAVLAAIGAGELVVRAEWDDGVVVSTVPDGHVVVTKPGAFGDPDTLLRVAQRLTHEEDT from the coding sequence CCTCATCGCCGACGACTTGACCGGTGCGGCTGAGGCGGCAGCTGCCTTCCTGCCGCGCGCTGTGCGCATTCTGCCCTTCCACGAACTGCGCGCGGCGCGCGATCTCCGTGCGACGGCGTTCGACGGCCTCACGGGCGCGGCCGGCCGCGACGGGGGCACGGACGACGGCCAGGTGCTCGCCGTGGACACCGATTCACGCTATGCCACCGCCGCCGAGGCGGCCCACCGGTGCGGCGCCGCGCTCAGCCTGCTGCCATCCGGTGGCACAGTCGTCAAGAAGATCGATTCAACGTTGCGCGGCCCATTGTCCGCTGAGGTGGCGGCGCTGCGCGGGGACGGCGTCCCGCTGGTCGTAGCGCCCGCGCTTCCGGCGTTGGCCCGGTCCGTCGTCGGGGGAGCGGTCCGGGTCGGCGGCGTGCCGCTGCAGCGCAGCGCTGCCTGGGCTGCCGAGCCGAAGCCCGCGCCGGCGACGGTGGCCGAGGCGCTGCAGCCCGCGCCGGTCGCCGTCGCCGGTCTGGACACGGTCCGTGGCGCGCCGGACGCGCTGGCAGCAGCGATGACGGAAGCAGCCGCCACCGGGTCGCTGCTGGTCTGTGACGCGGAGACAGATACCGACCTCGATCTCATCGTTCACGCCGGCACGCTGACCGGCGGGCCGGTGCGATGGGTGGGGTCGGCCGGGCTGGCCCACGCGCTGGCCCGCACGAGCCGGGCGCCGGCGGCCGGGACGACCCCGCCGGCGCCCACGGCCCGCCCGCCCGCGCTGTTCGTGGTGGGCACGGCGGTCGCGTCGGCCCGTATCCAGATCCGGCGGCTGGCCGGGTGGGCCGACACCGTCGTGGAGCTGGATCCTGCGCGGCTGGCCGATCCCGGTACAGCCGCCGAGCTGGCCGCCCGTACGGCGGGCCGGAGCGCCGTCGTCCACCTGACCGCGGCGCACGGTGTCGCCCGCTCCCCGGACGTCGTCGCGGCGCTGGCCGCCGCGGTCGCGCCGTCCACCGCCGAGCACCCAACACTGGTGCTCACCGGCGGCGAGACCGCCCGTGCCGTTCTCGCCGCCATCGGCGCCGGCGAGCTGGTGGTCCGAGCCGAGTGGGACGACGGCGTCGTCGTCAGCACGGTGCCGGACGGGCACGTCGTCGTCACCAAGCCGGGCGCCTTCGGCGATCCGGACACGCTGCTACGGGTCGCCCAGCGGCTTACGCACGAGGAGGACACATGA